A single genomic interval of Lewinellaceae bacterium harbors:
- a CDS encoding RnfABCDGE type electron transport complex subunit D, which produces MSLAIGKVTISTSPFLHGANTTPRIMWEVSLTLLPVIAASYYFFGLAAILLILTTIAGSLAAEYLFLPALKRKSALLDGSAALTGVLLALCLPPGFPLWMSFVGGFVSIGMGKMIWGGLGNNVFNPALVGRAFLQAAFPTAITTWSLPDGRYLSLRGTNLALPFFQGQPLDAISGATPLATMKFDHVAAPLTQLLWGNTNGSLGETSAILFILAGVYLLLRKIINWRIVVSIVASAVVFSGIFWLVDPSRYPSPVFMLLSGGLLLGTVYMATDLVTSPITPKGLWIYGLGIGFLVVLIRTWGGLPEGVMYAILLMNACTPLINRFTKIKPYGHP; this is translated from the coding sequence ATGAGTTTGGCTATAGGGAAAGTCACCATCTCCACATCACCGTTTCTGCATGGCGCGAATACGACGCCGCGCATTATGTGGGAGGTCTCATTGACCTTATTGCCGGTGATTGCCGCTTCCTATTATTTTTTTGGGCTTGCTGCTATTCTTTTGATTTTGACAACCATTGCCGGTTCACTGGCTGCGGAATATCTTTTCTTGCCTGCCCTAAAACGAAAATCAGCTCTTTTAGATGGCAGCGCAGCGCTTACCGGTGTTTTGCTGGCGCTCTGCCTGCCCCCGGGATTCCCCTTATGGATGAGTTTTGTCGGTGGCTTTGTGTCCATTGGAATGGGCAAGATGATCTGGGGAGGTCTGGGCAACAATGTATTTAATCCTGCATTGGTTGGCCGGGCATTTTTACAGGCCGCATTTCCAACCGCCATCACCACCTGGTCCTTGCCGGACGGCCGCTATTTAAGCCTGCGGGGCACGAATCTGGCTCTGCCCTTCTTTCAGGGTCAACCGCTGGATGCCATCAGTGGGGCTACACCGCTCGCCACCATGAAGTTTGATCATGTGGCCGCTCCTCTCACCCAATTGTTGTGGGGTAACACCAACGGCTCATTGGGAGAAACCAGCGCCATTCTCTTTATACTGGCTGGGGTCTACTTGTTGCTCCGCAAGATCATCAACTGGCGCATCGTGGTATCGATTGTAGCTTCGGCGGTCGTGTTCTCAGGCATTTTCTGGCTGGTCGATCCGTCACGCTATCCTTCTCCGGTGTTTATGCTGCTATCCGGCGGATTGCTGTTAGGGACAGTGTACATGGCCACCGACCTGGTCACCTCCCCGATTACCCCGAAAGGACTATGGATCTATGGCCTTGGCATCGGCTTTCTGGTGGTCCTGATCCGCACCTGGGGTGGGCTGCCTGAAGGGGTGATGTATGCCATCCTGCTTATGAACGCTTGCACCCCGCTAATCAACCGTTTTACCAAGATCAAACCCTACGGACATCCATGA
- the rsxC gene encoding electron transport complex subunit RsxC, protein MKTSATLTFSHGVHPEYFKHLTDAKPIEQMPFAEEYVLPLNQHTGAPAKAIVRKGQEVRRGELIAEPGGFVSVALHAPVDGTVKGIELVETPAGKMAPAIILHIDPFSTQQLYLTAPKPPEEMELKEFIRSIQTSGLVGLGGAAFPAHVKFSIPEGKHCRYLMLNGAECEPFLTSDHRTMVEHPDAIVDGTAILQHFIRAEKIFIGIEANKPDAIAILTEKFGRSNLPAEVVPLQVKYPQGAEKMLITTILNREVPSGKLPLDVETLVSNISSIASLSDWFRQGIPLIERVVTVTGTAIQRPSNLRVPIGTSMQQVVNYCGGLTSEASRILLGGPMMGMVQKSLNSPVLKGTSGILALTDREVRELQEYECIRCGKCVDACPMHLNPSLLGLLAKNGLWEEMQDNYVFDCFECGSCSFVCPSGIPLVQSFRVAKGLLREQQAREKAKSIAV, encoded by the coding sequence ATGAAAACAAGCGCAACATTAACCTTTAGCCACGGAGTACACCCCGAGTACTTCAAGCACCTGACCGATGCCAAGCCCATCGAACAGATGCCCTTTGCCGAAGAATATGTGTTGCCCCTAAACCAGCATACCGGTGCACCTGCAAAAGCCATTGTCCGCAAAGGCCAGGAAGTACGCCGTGGTGAGTTAATTGCCGAACCCGGAGGTTTCGTTTCAGTCGCTCTCCATGCACCGGTGGATGGAACCGTAAAAGGAATTGAACTGGTGGAGACACCGGCCGGAAAAATGGCACCAGCCATTATCCTTCATATAGACCCATTCTCCACCCAGCAATTGTATCTCACTGCGCCAAAACCACCGGAGGAGATGGAACTGAAGGAGTTCATCCGTTCCATTCAAACGTCTGGCCTGGTAGGCCTCGGTGGCGCTGCTTTTCCTGCCCACGTCAAATTTTCCATTCCCGAAGGCAAACACTGCCGCTATCTGATGCTCAACGGTGCCGAGTGTGAGCCTTTCCTCACCTCCGATCACCGCACCATGGTCGAGCACCCGGACGCCATCGTCGACGGCACCGCCATCCTGCAGCATTTCATCCGGGCAGAGAAGATCTTCATAGGCATCGAGGCTAATAAACCTGACGCCATTGCTATCCTAACTGAAAAATTTGGCCGTTCCAATTTGCCCGCAGAGGTTGTACCGCTGCAAGTCAAATACCCTCAGGGTGCCGAGAAGATGCTGATCACCACCATCTTAAACCGTGAGGTGCCATCCGGTAAACTACCCCTGGATGTGGAGACACTGGTGTCCAACATCAGCTCCATCGCTTCCCTGAGTGATTGGTTTCGTCAGGGTATCCCATTGATCGAACGGGTGGTCACCGTCACGGGTACCGCCATTCAGCGTCCTTCCAATTTGCGGGTCCCCATCGGCACCTCGATGCAGCAGGTCGTGAATTACTGTGGAGGTCTCACCAGCGAGGCGAGCCGTATTTTGCTGGGAGGGCCTATGATGGGCATGGTGCAAAAATCCCTGAACAGCCCGGTACTTAAAGGAACTTCAGGCATCCTGGCACTGACCGATCGCGAAGTCAGAGAGCTGCAGGAATACGAGTGCATCCGTTGTGGTAAATGTGTTGATGCCTGCCCCATGCACCTCAATCCTTCACTCCTGGGATTGCTCGCCAAAAATGGCCTGTGGGAGGAAATGCAGGACAACTATGTCTTCGATTGTTTTGAATGCGGCAGCTGTTCTTTTGTATGTCCATCCGGTATCCCGCTGGTTCAGAGCTTTCGGGTTGCCAAAGGATTATTGCGGGAGCAGCAGGCCCGTGAAAAAGCAAAATCCATTGCCGTATGA
- a CDS encoding 4Fe-4S binding protein: MKDISLARQKWLELEMTISEGLCISDSLVSTGYLPSGRQVQINGSGDLAYVLGLSSGGLRAAAWLDPDDNPLPVLQQAVRQLLPMVVVADATLTSPLVESGAFVLQAGSLQELIDYTLIAHRVSEQALVPGVILFTGNPAESCQIPDAVQARQFLGEADDRIPSPGEAQQLLFGKHRRRIPRVFHLDIPVLSGAAKSTAGLAYETAAREAYFAAAVDDFLNAAREEFASMVGRKYQPLKANNTDRQGILVVSNTPDVWSEVDAVKLKSRIIQVDLHQLHPIPLILKRIGEKAGAVVTIEPFASGSTALATMVRAGLAHLPVPFYSACFAHSPEPEALGLFMRNVESHQVHQQTVWLDIPYSIEHSRYPKKQVLMQDVRRAYPHLVSPAPSKKGDQVRMPDRVPMILRKSRDLGPAFAKASHFFDTTAFFYEGSDEWTADPFQAFPVMPPATAAFGQEIMDRQQLPGLDTSRCTGCGECLIHCPHSALPSLVAGVESLLQTGIQLAQGKGQVINQLFPLIKNLAKVTNTYLSEHHQDINGQTAALTLADVLAPSFEEFLTRGRYTEEKENGLRQEFTAILDTVGHLPIVITGRFFNEGNKELFSLMVDPGACTGCAICSAACPESALQLHYETPALHDLTRKNISLWEHMPDTSGDTIQRLIEDPNHPSLAALMLSRNFYESLAGASDPGNPGVKTMIHLVAAVAEATGQQNSRNFIRQLDALQDAVKAQLKSELNRALPELDAANLSRTLEQVQTAHLTLDELLGQNSGKKTGQLLDKSVLQRKSTLLRQLEDLRDVIDSGTSGLGRSRYAIALDDSLKGLSAFPVNSFTVPVMSFSGSTPTMALGLIRAHVRHLLDNIKILRRAELEQKNQYNPIIHDPQIARLSWQDLTEAEKKMAPPLLLIARQSFLTRQSTNPLTQLLAQGLPVKVFLLDDVTGKPQTASSYLGYNSLSMIPFLGLGAVQVGQHSLADAEHLFNGLISAFGKPGAAILRLLAPELSTGNPQRMHQLANDARAWIHLDYLPDRHSHLMISRLHLRNNPASENDWTRRAILYGSEDKAQSLDYEVTPADWYFEQPGYREGFSPHEGEKGNGLPVAEYLRLDPDERPDQVPVILRVDHQGALVRYKVPAVVVDACEAAARAWRLLREISGELTEFPEKLQTKVETDLKIQFEADKAALILEHEKQIQELEAVHLEKMRMQIKSRLMQMAGWKE; the protein is encoded by the coding sequence ATGAAAGATATAAGCTTGGCACGACAGAAATGGCTGGAACTGGAAATGACCATCAGTGAGGGCTTGTGCATTTCAGATAGCCTCGTTAGCACCGGTTACCTTCCTTCTGGACGGCAGGTTCAGATAAACGGTTCAGGTGATTTGGCTTATGTACTCGGTCTCAGCAGCGGTGGGCTGCGGGCCGCCGCCTGGCTTGATCCTGACGACAACCCATTGCCCGTGTTGCAACAAGCGGTGCGACAACTGTTGCCAATGGTGGTAGTCGCCGATGCTACGCTCACCAGTCCGTTAGTGGAGTCCGGAGCGTTTGTCTTGCAGGCCGGCAGTTTGCAGGAGCTGATTGACTACACCCTTATCGCTCATCGGGTTTCGGAACAGGCTCTGGTTCCGGGGGTTATCCTATTTACAGGCAACCCAGCGGAGTCCTGCCAGATACCCGATGCGGTCCAGGCCAGGCAATTCCTTGGTGAAGCCGATGACCGCATTCCATCTCCCGGCGAAGCGCAGCAGCTGTTGTTTGGCAAGCACCGCCGGCGTATCCCTCGTGTGTTCCACCTGGATATACCAGTACTCAGTGGTGCTGCCAAGTCAACCGCTGGTCTGGCCTACGAAACCGCGGCACGGGAAGCTTACTTTGCAGCTGCCGTTGATGATTTTCTGAATGCAGCGCGTGAAGAATTTGCCTCCATGGTGGGACGTAAATATCAACCTCTCAAGGCTAATAACACCGACCGACAGGGGATTCTGGTGGTCAGCAATACACCGGATGTTTGGTCCGAAGTTGATGCGGTAAAATTAAAATCCCGGATCATACAAGTTGACTTGCATCAATTGCATCCAATCCCATTAATCCTGAAAAGAATTGGAGAAAAGGCAGGTGCGGTTGTAACCATTGAACCATTTGCCAGTGGGAGCACCGCATTGGCTACCATGGTCAGAGCTGGTTTGGCTCACTTACCGGTACCATTTTACAGTGCTTGTTTCGCACATAGCCCGGAGCCGGAAGCACTGGGTCTATTCATGCGTAACGTTGAATCACATCAGGTACATCAACAAACGGTTTGGCTTGATATCCCTTATTCAATCGAACACTCCCGGTATCCTAAAAAGCAGGTGCTCATGCAGGATGTCCGGCGTGCTTATCCGCATTTGGTGAGTCCTGCACCCTCAAAGAAAGGAGATCAGGTCCGGATGCCCGACCGCGTACCGATGATCTTGCGGAAGTCCAGAGATCTGGGCCCGGCTTTTGCCAAAGCAAGTCATTTCTTTGATACGACTGCCTTTTTCTATGAAGGAAGTGACGAGTGGACAGCCGATCCTTTCCAGGCTTTCCCGGTCATGCCACCGGCTACTGCTGCATTTGGTCAGGAGATAATGGACCGTCAGCAGCTTCCCGGGCTGGATACTTCCCGGTGCACTGGTTGTGGCGAATGCCTCATCCATTGTCCCCATTCGGCGTTGCCATCACTGGTGGCTGGTGTGGAATCTTTGCTTCAGACAGGGATCCAGCTAGCTCAAGGCAAAGGCCAGGTCATCAACCAGCTCTTTCCCCTGATTAAAAACCTGGCAAAGGTAACAAACACCTATCTCAGCGAACATCACCAGGATATCAATGGACAAACCGCTGCCTTGACCCTCGCAGATGTTCTGGCTCCCTCATTTGAAGAATTTCTCACCCGGGGCAGGTATACAGAGGAAAAGGAAAATGGATTGCGGCAGGAATTTACGGCCATTCTGGACACCGTTGGACATTTACCAATCGTCATTACCGGTCGTTTCTTTAATGAAGGTAACAAAGAATTATTCAGCCTGATGGTGGATCCTGGAGCTTGTACCGGTTGTGCCATCTGCAGCGCCGCATGTCCGGAAAGTGCTTTACAGCTCCACTACGAAACACCGGCTCTCCATGATCTTACCCGGAAAAATATATCTCTGTGGGAGCATATGCCGGACACTTCCGGTGATACCATCCAGCGTTTGATTGAGGATCCAAATCATCCCTCGCTTGCTGCGTTGATGCTGAGTCGCAATTTCTATGAATCCCTGGCAGGAGCAAGTGACCCCGGAAACCCCGGGGTAAAAACCATGATCCACCTGGTAGCCGCAGTGGCGGAGGCTACCGGACAGCAAAATTCCAGGAATTTCATCAGGCAATTGGACGCACTTCAGGATGCAGTCAAAGCACAGTTGAAATCCGAACTTAACCGGGCATTACCTGAATTGGATGCAGCAAATCTGTCCAGAACCCTGGAACAGGTCCAAACTGCCCATCTCACGCTTGACGAATTATTGGGTCAAAATTCTGGGAAGAAGACTGGTCAACTGCTTGATAAGTCCGTTTTACAGCGGAAAAGTACGCTTCTGCGTCAATTGGAAGACCTGCGGGATGTGATTGACTCAGGTACATCAGGACTCGGACGTTCGCGGTATGCCATCGCTCTGGATGATTCCCTCAAGGGATTGTCAGCCTTTCCGGTAAATTCATTCACTGTGCCGGTGATGTCATTTTCCGGATCAACCCCGACCATGGCTCTTGGACTGATCCGGGCGCATGTACGTCACTTACTGGACAACATAAAGATTCTCCGCAGGGCAGAACTGGAGCAAAAGAATCAGTACAATCCCATCATACACGACCCTCAGATTGCAAGACTCTCCTGGCAGGATTTGACCGAGGCGGAGAAAAAGATGGCGCCTCCTTTATTATTGATTGCCCGGCAGTCCTTTTTAACCCGGCAATCAACCAATCCATTGACCCAATTGCTGGCCCAGGGACTCCCGGTTAAGGTATTCCTGCTGGATGATGTCACCGGTAAGCCGCAAACCGCTTCCTCTTACCTTGGTTATAACAGCTTGTCAATGATCCCTTTCCTGGGATTGGGCGCAGTACAGGTTGGGCAACATTCCCTGGCGGATGCAGAACACCTGTTTAATGGCTTGATCAGTGCGTTTGGTAAACCTGGAGCAGCCATCCTGAGGTTGCTGGCACCGGAACTGTCCACCGGGAATCCTCAGCGGATGCACCAATTGGCAAATGACGCCAGAGCTTGGATACATCTGGATTATCTGCCGGACCGGCACAGCCATCTGATGATTTCGCGGTTGCATCTGCGTAACAATCCGGCATCTGAAAATGACTGGACCAGGCGCGCCATTTTATACGGCAGCGAGGACAAAGCACAATCCTTGGATTACGAAGTCACGCCCGCCGACTGGTATTTTGAACAGCCTGGTTACCGTGAAGGATTTAGCCCGCACGAGGGTGAAAAGGGTAATGGATTGCCCGTAGCCGAATACCTGAGACTGGATCCGGATGAACGCCCGGATCAGGTTCCGGTGATCCTTAGAGTCGATCATCAGGGCGCCTTGGTCAGGTATAAGGTGCCTGCCGTAGTGGTGGATGCCTGTGAGGCTGCAGCCCGGGCATGGCGTCTGTTACGTGAGATCTCCGGGGAGCTGACCGAATTCCCGGAAAAGTTACAGACCAAAGTGGAGACAGACCTGAAGATACAATTCGAAGCAGATAAAGCCGCCTTGATCCTAGAGCATGAAAAGCAAATACAGGAGCTGGAAGCAGTTCATCTGGAAAAAATGCGGATGCAGATCAAGTCCAGGTTGATGCAAATGGCCGGATGGAAAGAGTAG
- a CDS encoding RnfABCDGE type electron transport complex subunit B — MWGEVTISIALLTGLGLLFATILAIAYKKFKVIEDPRIDRVETMLPGANCGACGMPGCRAFAEKLVAMEVSPGKCTVSSPAGVEKIASFLGVDAGGGEKIVARLLCAGGSKESPRQVAYTGHLNTCRGEAAIAGGTKDCNWGCLGLGDCVDACDFDAIHLNANGLPVVDIDLCVACNDCVEICPKGLFTLMPISQKLIVQCKSLLAGDEALARCSVACNACGRCAADSIPGVIEMADNLAVIHYGMNDVTSPLSTARCPTGAIVWLENDRQFEEHATSTLAVGKVDTSEFEEDIYYQ; from the coding sequence ATGTGGGGCGAAGTGACCATATCCATCGCGTTATTGACCGGACTGGGTTTGCTGTTTGCCACCATCCTTGCCATTGCTTACAAGAAATTTAAGGTCATTGAGGATCCCCGTATTGACCGGGTGGAGACCATGCTTCCCGGAGCCAATTGCGGTGCTTGCGGTATGCCGGGTTGCCGTGCTTTTGCGGAAAAGCTGGTAGCTATGGAAGTTAGTCCTGGCAAGTGTACGGTGAGTTCCCCGGCGGGGGTGGAGAAGATAGCTTCTTTTTTAGGCGTGGATGCGGGTGGAGGTGAAAAGATCGTTGCCCGTCTCTTGTGTGCCGGCGGATCCAAAGAATCACCGCGTCAGGTAGCTTATACCGGTCATCTCAATACCTGCCGGGGCGAAGCGGCCATAGCCGGAGGAACCAAAGACTGCAACTGGGGTTGCCTGGGATTGGGAGATTGTGTCGATGCATGTGACTTTGATGCCATTCACCTGAATGCCAATGGATTGCCGGTGGTTGACATCGATTTGTGCGTTGCCTGTAACGATTGTGTGGAAATTTGTCCCAAGGGTTTGTTTACGCTGATGCCCATCTCCCAAAAGTTAATCGTTCAGTGTAAATCATTGCTTGCTGGCGATGAAGCGCTGGCACGCTGTTCAGTGGCTTGCAATGCCTGTGGGCGGTGTGCTGCAGACTCGATTCCGGGTGTCATTGAGATGGCTGATAATCTGGCGGTCATTCATTACGGGATGAATGATGTGACCTCGCCATTGTCCACAGCGCGCTGCCCGACCGGAGCTATAGTCTGGTTGGAAAATGACCGGCAGTTTGAAGAGCATGCCACGTCCACCCTGGCAGTAGGAAAAGTTGATACAAGTGAATTTGAAGAAGACATCTATTATCAGTGA
- a CDS encoding ferredoxin, whose protein sequence is MEKENQTPFGDYFSVDPFAAGVSGSVAETALNEESSDHRLVFPDGPRADDAELRKYQKALRRFFADGTKTHQGLSIPVAPVLLSPFLHGQHPDSDYPVYYNHEDHSLHALRHFLQDTYASVSDVGEDKILKPNLLRLEGYIRQILSGKNPGDYPNVVQQAITHLKDLEVHGDEGTHFRKACDLLEAELLKSKGALIDFSSTISFKLLNLELRHRHNATRQLVARIHKLISGLTELLQLHRTNKQSEQPINEAGQDDLISSMVSFATVEQLMPAEASTGWSPERIERISEALTTLEHAAEFFKEHRSMVFVTADLAREFSLDSILPDASLGITTGHPCAKAEAYFRSEMNDLVRIIAAMRMAELELSNEYDEDLHNRYFDRFGFVNLREEDIQLLPALLVIAESQQLLQEPEDFLALLTDNAPVKVLAINRLGDLELPVDDGELSFFRQELAALALSHRNAFIFQGSSDLPDQLHQALQTGLQSPLPVLWNVLFADKASEDPMLDYLSLHTACESRVFPRMVYNIRAGEQFGSRFSIIANPQADRHFASSSLEVLSAGQTEIKEFTLTMADFYAMDPARAGELEIIPPSLYPDDLIPLEDFLTLPSTAIDNHLPFMWMLDDNDHLHKAAIPFSWLAPCKERLDNWQFIQELAGVNSYHVNRAIEQARNEWETAKDKEIEVLKAEMESEIARVRKEEGGKAMDRLVNVLLDLDQAVPAPSPAVVHTKTPAPAEKVEEPTEAQSEIPAQEEEVSAEAWIETFRCTTCNDCINAVPGVFKYNGDKQAYVHNPQGGTYALIVAAAEKCPARCIHPGLPQHAEEPNLEALIKRAEQYN, encoded by the coding sequence ATGGAAAAAGAAAATCAAACTCCCTTTGGCGATTATTTCAGCGTTGATCCATTTGCTGCCGGAGTCTCTGGTTCGGTTGCCGAGACAGCACTGAATGAAGAGTCATCCGACCATCGCCTGGTATTTCCGGATGGACCTCGCGCAGATGATGCGGAATTGCGTAAATATCAAAAAGCATTACGGCGCTTCTTTGCGGATGGTACCAAAACACATCAGGGGCTCTCCATTCCTGTCGCTCCGGTACTTTTGTCTCCATTCCTGCATGGCCAGCATCCGGACAGCGATTACCCAGTGTACTACAACCATGAAGACCACAGTCTTCATGCATTACGCCACTTCCTGCAGGACACCTATGCAAGCGTATCCGATGTTGGAGAGGACAAGATTTTGAAGCCAAATCTATTGCGCCTGGAAGGTTATATTCGACAGATTCTTAGCGGGAAAAATCCCGGAGACTACCCAAATGTCGTTCAGCAAGCCATTACGCATCTGAAGGATCTGGAAGTGCACGGAGATGAAGGAACGCATTTCCGGAAGGCATGTGATCTGTTGGAGGCGGAATTGCTAAAAAGTAAGGGCGCATTGATCGATTTTTCATCCACCATTTCTTTCAAACTACTCAATCTTGAACTCCGGCACCGCCATAATGCAACCCGCCAACTGGTTGCCAGGATCCATAAATTGATTTCCGGACTGACGGAATTACTCCAGTTGCATCGAACAAATAAACAATCCGAACAACCAATCAACGAAGCCGGCCAGGATGACCTGATATCCAGCATGGTTTCCTTCGCCACCGTCGAGCAGCTGATGCCGGCGGAGGCAAGTACCGGATGGTCTCCGGAGCGGATCGAACGGATAAGTGAAGCGCTCACTACCCTGGAACATGCTGCGGAGTTTTTCAAAGAACACCGCAGTATGGTCTTTGTTACTGCCGATCTGGCCCGTGAATTTTCGCTCGATAGTATTTTACCGGACGCTTCGCTTGGCATCACAACAGGCCATCCATGTGCGAAAGCGGAAGCTTATTTCCGCAGTGAAATGAATGACCTTGTCAGGATCATTGCTGCCATGCGGATGGCGGAACTCGAATTATCCAATGAATACGATGAAGACCTGCACAATCGCTATTTTGACCGGTTTGGGTTTGTAAATCTCAGAGAGGAAGATATCCAGCTTTTACCAGCTTTGCTCGTGATTGCGGAAAGTCAGCAATTATTACAGGAGCCGGAAGATTTTCTGGCCCTGCTTACCGACAATGCCCCGGTTAAAGTTTTAGCGATCAACCGGCTGGGTGATTTGGAACTGCCGGTTGACGACGGAGAATTGTCGTTTTTCCGGCAAGAACTGGCTGCCCTGGCATTATCCCACCGCAATGCATTCATTTTCCAGGGGAGTAGTGACTTGCCTGACCAATTGCATCAGGCGCTCCAAACCGGACTGCAGTCCCCGTTGCCCGTATTGTGGAATGTATTGTTTGCCGATAAGGCATCCGAGGACCCCATGCTTGATTACCTGTCACTGCATACGGCCTGCGAAAGCCGGGTTTTTCCGCGTATGGTGTATAATATTCGTGCTGGTGAACAATTTGGCAGCCGTTTCTCAATTATTGCCAACCCGCAGGCCGACCGGCATTTCGCCAGCTCCAGCCTGGAAGTTCTATCGGCCGGACAAACAGAAATCAAGGAGTTTACCCTGACCATGGCTGATTTTTATGCCATGGATCCAGCCCGGGCAGGCGAACTGGAAATCATTCCCCCCTCGCTTTATCCGGATGATCTGATACCCCTGGAAGACTTTCTCACCTTGCCATCCACTGCCATCGATAATCATCTGCCATTTATGTGGATGCTTGACGATAATGACCATTTGCATAAAGCCGCAATTCCGTTTTCCTGGCTGGCTCCTTGCAAGGAACGGTTGGATAACTGGCAATTTATTCAGGAATTGGCCGGGGTGAACAGTTACCATGTAAACCGCGCTATCGAACAGGCCCGCAACGAATGGGAAACAGCTAAAGACAAGGAGATAGAAGTGCTGAAGGCGGAGATGGAATCTGAAATCGCACGTGTACGAAAGGAGGAGGGAGGCAAAGCCATGGATCGTTTGGTCAATGTCTTACTCGATCTGGATCAGGCTGTGCCGGCTCCATCGCCAGCTGTTGTGCATACCAAAACCCCGGCACCTGCCGAGAAGGTGGAGGAACCCACAGAGGCTCAAAGTGAGATCCCTGCGCAGGAAGAGGAAGTCAGCGCAGAAGCCTGGATCGAGACGTTTCGCTGTACGACCTGCAACGATTGCATCAATGCAGTACCCGGTGTATTCAAATACAATGGCGACAAACAAGCCTATGTCCACAATCCTCAGGGAGGAACGTATGCTTTAATCGTTGCCGCCGCAGAGAAATGCCCGGCACGATGCATCCATCCCGGCCTTCCCCAGCATGCGGAGGAACCAAACCTGGAAGCATTGATTAAACGGGCTGAGCAATACAATTGA
- a CDS encoding 2-oxoglutarate oxidoreductase — MFGLKADACSIPMPEIYYGLDDYAKSTARWCPGCGGHSILAAVHKVCKDKQYPPEKTVCVSGIGCSSRFPHYMGTYGFHGLHGRAFPVACGVKFRRPDLHLFVITGDGDCCSIGAGHWVHAIRYNMKMVVLLFDNGIYGLTKKQTSPTSALGTHSNTHPHGSVVPPINPLQTTLGFSNVSFVAQTTDWHPAHLQATIRKAADHPGLAFVRIVQRCPMFMKDLYGDMAADPNSLILLNHDNGIELDPAVAKSFKRNLDHDPSDLSAAREVAEIHDGIPVGLLYQNTENIRYDDYGAHNLGMSIDEKSKALDTLLDRYAI; from the coding sequence ATGTTTGGCTTGAAAGCAGATGCCTGCAGCATCCCAATGCCCGAAATCTATTACGGGCTCGATGATTACGCAAAAAGTACGGCGCGCTGGTGCCCGGGATGTGGCGGCCATTCCATTTTAGCTGCCGTCCATAAAGTATGCAAAGACAAACAATACCCGCCTGAGAAGACAGTGTGTGTTTCTGGCATCGGATGCAGCAGCAGATTTCCGCACTACATGGGGACCTATGGTTTTCATGGTCTGCATGGCCGGGCATTTCCCGTAGCCTGCGGCGTCAAATTCCGCCGGCCTGACCTGCATTTATTCGTGATAACCGGTGACGGTGACTGTTGCTCCATCGGTGCCGGTCATTGGGTTCATGCCATCCGGTACAACATGAAAATGGTGGTCTTGCTGTTCGATAACGGCATCTACGGCTTGACAAAAAAGCAAACATCACCTACCAGTGCGTTGGGTACCCATTCAAATACCCACCCCCACGGTTCAGTGGTTCCGCCAATCAATCCTTTGCAGACAACACTTGGATTTTCCAATGTTTCTTTTGTGGCACAGACAACCGACTGGCACCCGGCCCATCTGCAGGCGACCATCCGTAAGGCCGCAGACCACCCGGGACTGGCTTTTGTCCGGATCGTCCAGCGCTGCCCCATGTTTATGAAAGACCTGTATGGCGATATGGCTGCCGATCCTAATTCACTGATTTTATTGAACCACGATAATGGTATCGAATTGGATCCTGCCGTTGCAAAATCATTCAAACGGAACCTGGACCACGATCCTTCCGACCTTAGTGCCGCCAGGGAAGTAGCCGAGATCCACGATGGTATTCCGGTGGGCTTGCTCTACCAAAATACGGAAAACATAAGGTACGATGACTATGGTGCGCACAACCTGGGTATGTCCATTGACGAAAAAAGCAAGGCATTGGACACACTTCTGGATCGCTACGCCATTTGA